In Chitinophaga sp. H8, a single genomic region encodes these proteins:
- a CDS encoding PCMD domain-containing protein: MKKNITLFVSAACILLTTSCVKEDHFGPTDGKKIKEFVLEEQAGNANIDNDAKTISITVSADANIKFLKATKIALSSFATVKPAAGEPQDFTQPVTYTVTGEDGSTAVFKVTVSRQGGNPQIPNSDFNKWYTIANEYQGDEYQEIGENANDKTWGTGNVGAAMMGLYPTKPQTISGNIAASLTTTDMGALAGFLGKQTAAGNLFTGFFDASGPGGVITGKPAFGIPFRTTPNGFRVKYQYAPGDIVRDGKGQVVPNMKDSCDIYVLLEHREENKTKRLATAWFRGGDVQTGWKTLDMPLVYGELPAGTPAYMLLKTGETWGDITKDKPTHITVVFSASSRGDDFIGAWGSNLIVDDFELVY, translated from the coding sequence ATGAAGAAAAATATTACACTTTTTGTCAGTGCTGCCTGTATTTTACTGACTACATCCTGCGTAAAGGAAGATCACTTTGGCCCTACTGATGGTAAAAAGATCAAAGAATTTGTATTGGAAGAGCAGGCTGGCAATGCCAATATAGATAATGATGCCAAAACGATCAGCATCACTGTTTCGGCAGATGCCAACATTAAATTCCTGAAAGCTACGAAGATCGCCTTATCTTCTTTTGCTACGGTTAAACCTGCTGCAGGTGAGCCACAGGATTTTACCCAGCCGGTCACTTATACCGTCACCGGAGAGGATGGCAGTACCGCAGTTTTTAAAGTAACGGTGAGCAGACAGGGTGGTAATCCACAAATTCCTAACTCCGATTTCAACAAATGGTATACCATTGCCAACGAGTATCAGGGAGATGAGTACCAGGAGATCGGAGAAAATGCGAATGATAAAACCTGGGGCACCGGTAATGTAGGTGCAGCCATGATGGGCTTATATCCTACCAAGCCACAAACCATCAGTGGCAATATCGCTGCCTCGCTGACTACTACAGACATGGGGGCACTGGCGGGTTTCCTCGGCAAACAAACCGCTGCCGGCAATCTCTTTACTGGTTTCTTTGATGCCTCCGGCCCAGGTGGCGTGATCACCGGCAAACCCGCTTTTGGCATTCCTTTCAGGACCACTCCCAACGGATTCCGGGTTAAATACCAATATGCTCCCGGAGATATTGTACGAGACGGGAAAGGCCAGGTAGTCCCTAATATGAAAGATTCCTGCGACATCTATGTACTACTGGAGCACCGCGAAGAAAACAAAACCAAACGCCTGGCTACGGCCTGGTTCAGAGGTGGTGATGTACAAACCGGTTGGAAAACATTGGATATGCCGCTGGTGTATGGAGAACTACCTGCTGGTACTCCTGCTTATATGCTACTTAAAACAGGGGAAACCTGGGGTGATATCACCAAAGATAAACCTACCCATATTACAGTAGTGTTCTCTGCCAGTTCCCGTGGAGATGACTTCATCGGCGCCTGGGGGAGCAATTTGATTGTGGATGATTTTGAGTTGGTGTATTAA
- a CDS encoding RHS repeat domain-containing protein, which yields MVVQQSGFLYVYTSNESPQDVFFDNVTVALANGPFLEETHYYPFGLTMAGISSNALKGTNYPENRIKYNGNELQTKEFSDESGLEWYDFNARLYDQQIGRFQQIDPWIEFGSQEILTPYQFSLNNPIRYNDPDGKCPICPVIPYIIEGAEIAWSAGRSAKAVQTVLNVMSELAGKGGDVRTPMQMVNPAPADNTVVAKDIPKDELEKGPETIVLPAPPADGSADAPTSNNTDVSNNTTEGTRRQHRLSDKGEPNSTQTNAPGTTTKKYGPDGNTQKEYNKGHPGKNVPKNERRDHVHDYKPDPRNPSGRGKRQPGRPPKKNEAKKDFGL from the coding sequence ATGGTGGTGCAACAGAGTGGTTTCCTGTATGTATACACCAGCAATGAAAGCCCACAAGATGTGTTCTTTGATAATGTAACAGTAGCGCTAGCCAATGGGCCATTTCTGGAGGAAACACATTATTATCCGTTTGGGTTGACGATGGCGGGGATTAGCTCCAATGCGTTGAAGGGGACGAATTATCCGGAGAATCGGATAAAGTATAATGGGAATGAATTACAGACAAAAGAGTTCAGTGATGAAAGCGGACTAGAGTGGTATGATTTTAACGCAAGACTATATGATCAACAAATAGGAAGATTTCAACAAATCGATCCTTGGATAGAATTTGGTAGTCAAGAAATATTGACGCCATATCAGTTTTCGCTTAATAACCCAATAAGATATAATGATCCGGATGGGAAATGTCCTATTTGCCCGGTTATTCCATATATAATTGAGGGAGCTGAAATAGCATGGAGTGCGGGAAGGTCAGCAAAAGCTGTGCAAACTGTGTTAAACGTAATGTCTGAGCTTGCGGGTAAAGGGGGGGATGTTCGAACACCTATGCAAATGGTAAATCCCGCACCAGCGGATAATACAGTAGTTGCTAAAGATATACCTAAGGATGAACTAGAAAAAGGGCCGGAAACTATTGTGCTTCCCGCTCCCCCGGCTGATGGTAGTGCAGATGCTCCTACTTCTAATAATACAGATGTATCTAACAATACAACTGAAGGAACAAGACGCCAGCATCGTTTATCAGACAAAGGTGAGCCTAACTCAACTCAGACTAATGCACCTGGAACAACGACAAAAAAGTATGGCCCGGATGGAAACACTCAAAAAGAGTATAATAAAGGACATCCGGGAAAAAATGTACCTAAAAACGAACGCCGTGATCATGTGCATGATTATAAACCAGATCCTAGAAATCCTAGTGGTAGGGGCAAAAGACAACCAGGACGACCTCCTAAAAAGAATGAAGCAAAAAAAGATTTTGGACTTTAA